One Micromonospora sp. WMMD1120 genomic region harbors:
- the mshD gene encoding mycothiol synthase, with protein MSSAEPTSDQVTRSERLTPVEIADVLALAGVAGDTDGASPLDEHVLLRLREPDAPALHLIARADDGTLTGYAHLDTTDPVGGIGVELVVHPAYRRRGTGRALARGVLASATGPLRAWAHGDHPSAAALGVDLGFTRARVLWQLRRPLAGPLGEPRLPDGVTLRAFRPGSDDAAWLELNARAFAEHPEQGRWTSDDLRVRLAEPWFDKEGFLLAEETATGRLLGFHWTKVHERPGSARIGEVYVLGVEPTAHGGGLGRALTTAGLAYLRDRRGLDRVMLYVDESNTGAVALYERLGFARWSAHINYHLG; from the coding sequence ATGAGCAGCGCGGAGCCGACCAGCGATCAGGTAACCCGGAGCGAGCGGCTGACGCCCGTGGAGATCGCCGACGTGCTGGCCCTCGCCGGTGTCGCGGGCGACACCGACGGGGCGAGCCCGCTCGACGAGCACGTGCTGCTGCGACTCCGCGAGCCGGACGCCCCGGCCCTGCACCTGATCGCCCGCGCCGACGACGGCACGCTGACCGGGTACGCGCACCTGGACACCACCGACCCGGTCGGCGGGATCGGGGTCGAGCTGGTGGTGCACCCCGCGTACCGCCGGCGGGGCACCGGCCGCGCCCTGGCCCGGGGGGTACTCGCCTCCGCCACCGGGCCGCTGCGGGCCTGGGCGCACGGCGACCACCCCTCGGCCGCGGCCCTCGGTGTGGATCTCGGGTTCACCCGGGCACGGGTGCTCTGGCAGCTACGCCGACCCCTGGCCGGCCCGTTGGGCGAGCCGCGTCTGCCCGACGGGGTGACGCTGCGCGCCTTCCGGCCCGGATCGGACGACGCGGCCTGGCTGGAACTCAACGCGCGGGCCTTCGCCGAGCATCCCGAACAGGGCCGCTGGACCTCCGACGACCTGCGGGTCCGGCTCGCCGAGCCGTGGTTCGACAAGGAGGGCTTCCTGCTCGCCGAGGAGACGGCGACCGGTCGGCTGCTGGGCTTCCACTGGACCAAGGTGCACGAGCGGCCGGGGTCGGCCCGGATCGGCGAGGTGTACGTGCTGGGCGTGGAGCCGACCGCGCACGGTGGCGGGCTCGGTCGGGCGTTGACCACCGCCGGCCTGGCGTACCTGCGGGACCGGCGTGGCCTGGACCGGGTGATGCTCTACGTGGACGAGTCGAACACCGGTGCTGTCGCGCTCTACGAACGGCTGGGTTTCGCCCGCTGGTCCGCGCACATCAACTACCACCTGGGCTGA